A single window of Fimbriimonadaceae bacterium DNA harbors:
- a CDS encoding DNA gyrase subunit B, whose translation MSAPKDDAENQPANENESHVESHEAGEDETLAQKVEGTYDASNIRVLEGLEAVRLRPGMYVGDNGRKGLHQMFREVLDNGVDESLAGYCDNIKVHMYADGSVSHEDNGRGIPVDIHADEGISALTIVMTKLHAGGKFGDGGGYKVSGGLHGVGVSCTNALSAWMVSTVKRDGKLYRQRFEQGVPVTDVEVVGTSEGTGTTQHWMPDATVLTETKHDIHVIKRRMKEIAYLNPKLQLEITSDLEPEENEVFKFDRGIVQLAEDMNEAEDAIHKPIYFHRVREGMEIEVAIQYNTGYHTNILAYSNNIHQPDGGTHVSGFSQAMTRVINAYARKMNFLKEKDKNLTADDVAEGLTAVIALKLSNPSYNSQDKVKLVTPEVQGATNSLVGDGLATYLEENPSVGKRIVDKAMLAQRAREEARKAAEAVKRSSAMDSFGLPGKLSDCVSKDPTQCEIFLVEGDSAGGTVKQARDRATQALLPLRGKILNVEKARLDKALDNEEIKSLIAALGAGIAVEAGRVTDEDLQANGNGNGKGESKNFDLQKLRYHKVIIMTDADVDGEHIRTLLLTFFYRYMKPLITEGYVYLAQPPLFVIKVGNNERHYAQTIEERDELLKTLKKKKNVSVTRFKGLGEMNSEELEETTMRQENRKLVRVEYDREFDTDIELMFSRLMGDKVEPRRDFIIKHANKTDIDWHY comes from the coding sequence ATGTCCGCACCCAAAGACGACGCCGAGAACCAGCCCGCCAACGAGAACGAGAGTCACGTCGAGTCTCACGAGGCCGGGGAAGACGAGACGCTAGCCCAGAAGGTCGAAGGCACCTACGACGCCAGCAACATTCGTGTCCTCGAAGGTCTTGAGGCCGTACGGCTCCGTCCCGGCATGTACGTCGGCGACAACGGTCGGAAAGGCCTCCACCAAATGTTCCGGGAAGTCCTCGACAACGGTGTCGACGAGTCCTTGGCCGGGTACTGCGACAACATCAAGGTCCATATGTACGCGGACGGGTCGGTCAGTCACGAGGACAACGGCCGCGGCATCCCCGTCGACATCCACGCTGACGAGGGCATCAGCGCCCTGACGATCGTCATGACCAAGCTCCACGCCGGCGGCAAGTTCGGCGACGGGGGCGGCTACAAGGTCTCCGGTGGCCTGCACGGCGTCGGCGTCAGTTGCACCAACGCGCTCTCGGCCTGGATGGTCTCGACGGTCAAGCGCGACGGTAAGCTCTACCGGCAGAGGTTTGAACAGGGCGTCCCCGTCACCGACGTCGAGGTGGTCGGGACGTCCGAGGGCACCGGCACCACCCAACACTGGATGCCCGACGCGACGGTCTTGACCGAGACCAAGCACGACATCCACGTCATCAAACGGCGGATGAAAGAGATCGCCTACCTGAACCCGAAGCTCCAGCTGGAGATCACCAGCGACTTGGAGCCCGAGGAAAACGAGGTCTTCAAGTTCGACCGGGGCATCGTGCAGTTGGCCGAAGACATGAACGAGGCCGAGGACGCCATCCACAAGCCGATCTACTTCCACCGGGTCAGGGAAGGGATGGAGATCGAGGTGGCGATCCAGTACAACACGGGCTACCACACCAACATCCTCGCCTACAGCAACAACATCCACCAGCCGGACGGGGGCACCCACGTCAGCGGGTTCAGCCAGGCGATGACCCGCGTGATCAACGCCTACGCGCGGAAGATGAACTTCCTGAAAGAGAAGGACAAGAACCTGACCGCGGACGACGTCGCCGAGGGCCTGACCGCCGTGATCGCGCTCAAGCTCTCCAACCCCAGCTACAACTCCCAGGACAAGGTCAAGCTCGTGACCCCAGAGGTCCAGGGTGCGACCAACTCGCTGGTCGGTGACGGCCTGGCCACGTATTTGGAGGAGAACCCGAGCGTCGGCAAGCGGATCGTCGACAAGGCCATGCTCGCCCAGCGGGCGCGTGAAGAGGCCCGCAAGGCCGCCGAAGCGGTCAAGCGGAGCAGCGCGATGGACAGCTTCGGCCTTCCCGGCAAGCTCAGCGACTGTGTCAGCAAGGACCCGACCCAGTGCGAGATCTTCCTGGTCGAGGGCGACTCGGCCGGCGGTACGGTGAAGCAGGCCCGCGACCGGGCCACCCAGGCGTTGCTGCCCTTGCGCGGCAAGATCCTGAACGTCGAAAAGGCGCGCCTGGACAAGGCCCTCGACAACGAGGAGATCAAGTCGCTCATCGCTGCCTTAGGGGCGGGTATCGCGGTCGAGGCGGGACGCGTCACCGACGAAGACCTGCAGGCCAACGGGAACGGCAACGGCAAGGGTGAGAGCAAGAACTTCGACCTCCAGAAGCTCCGCTATCACAAGGTCATCATCATGACGGACGCCGATGTGGACGGCGAACACATCAGGACCCTCTTGCTGACGTTCTTCTACCGATACATGAAGCCGCTCATCACCGAGGGGTACGTCTATCTGGCCCAGCCGCCCCTTTTTGTCATCAAGGTCGGCAACAACGAGCGGCACTATGCGCAGACCATCGAGGAACGCGACGAGTTGCTGAAGACCCTGAAGAAGAAGAAAAACGTGTCGGTCACCCGCTTCAAAGGTCTGGGTGAAATGAACTCCGAAGAGCTTGAAGAGACGACGATGCGGCAGGAAAACCGCAAGCTCGTGAGGGTGGAGTACGACCGCGAGTTCGACACGGACATCGAGCTGATGTTCAGCCGGTTGATGGGCGACAAGGTGGAGCCGCGACGCGACTTCATCATCAAGCACGCGAACAAGACGGACATTGACTGGCACTATTGA
- a CDS encoding PspA/IM30 family protein, with translation MFKRFFNWLKALFNKTMDNLEDPDIMLDQARRDMQQALIGNREKAVQAITQKNRLQGMLDEANRKSAQLEQQASTALRQGNRELAKQFLREKANNDQTIETLKTTLAQAVETVETVKVAIKRQEEDVRRKTAEALAMKAQWKQAQIQTSISKALEGLTFENEYEGSFAAARDRIKDKQAEAAARTEMMAGSVQGKMMAMEDQAMDFAADEELRKLEEKLGLAAPNIQATTPAATQSVDEQLEALEKRLGQGNGQA, from the coding sequence TTGTTCAAACGATTTTTCAACTGGCTGAAGGCGTTGTTCAACAAGACGATGGACAACCTGGAAGACCCAGACATCATGCTGGACCAGGCCCGTCGCGACATGCAGCAGGCCCTGATCGGCAACCGTGAGAAGGCCGTCCAAGCGATCACCCAAAAGAACCGCTTGCAGGGCATGCTTGACGAGGCTAACCGCAAGAGCGCCCAACTGGAGCAGCAGGCGAGCACGGCCCTCCGCCAGGGCAACCGCGAACTGGCCAAGCAGTTCCTGCGTGAAAAGGCCAACAACGACCAGACGATCGAGACCCTGAAGACCACCTTGGCCCAGGCGGTCGAGACGGTCGAGACGGTCAAGGTCGCGATCAAGCGCCAAGAGGAGGACGTCCGCCGCAAGACCGCCGAAGCCCTGGCGATGAAGGCCCAGTGGAAGCAGGCGCAAATCCAGACGTCGATCAGCAAGGCTCTCGAGGGCCTGACTTTTGAGAACGAGTACGAGGGTAGCTTCGCCGCCGCCCGCGACCGCATCAAGGACAAGCAGGCGGAGGCCGCCGCCCGCACCGAGATGATGGCGGGCAGCGTCCAGGGCAAGATGATGGCCATGGAGGACCAGGCCATGGACTTCGCCGCCGACGAAGAACTGCGCAAGCTCGAAGAAAAGCTCGGCTTGGCCGCCCCGAACATTCAGGCGACCACCCCGGCGGCGACGCAGAGCGTCGACGAGCAGCTTGAGGCGCTGGAGAAGCGCCTCGGCCAGGGTAACGGTCAGGCCTGA
- a CDS encoding glycosyltransferase family 1 protein: MSSHAKAELFHRETGGVFFARRYDQAVWEQIKGRDFDILWVDHGEFTSPWLLRRVRDKGMKSVLFNVDDGFGWRDRLLWTTFKRAIKEYDLVAVRRQPNVGEALARGARDAMFVWRPADEIAHRRRDFTEEELAPYRSDVLFLGTWMKGRGAFLNELIRLGVPLTIVGGRWNKAPEFEDLKPYVRSGHTKSDDEYAKWVQAAKICIGLLSHGNRDLHTGRSIEVPMLGTVLCAERTTEHLELYCEGVEAVFWDDAAECAQKCKELLADPGRLAAMADAGLRRVYENKTLNEPILAKILDRALHGDTSAAKR; encoded by the coding sequence ATGTCAAGCCATGCGAAGGCAGAACTGTTCCATCGCGAGACTGGGGGCGTCTTCTTTGCCCGCCGCTATGACCAGGCCGTTTGGGAGCAAATCAAGGGCCGGGACTTTGACATCCTCTGGGTCGACCACGGAGAGTTCACGTCACCTTGGCTTCTTCGCCGAGTCCGAGACAAGGGCATGAAATCCGTCCTATTCAATGTCGACGATGGTTTTGGCTGGCGCGACAGGTTGCTTTGGACCACGTTTAAGCGCGCGATCAAGGAGTACGACCTGGTCGCGGTGCGGCGCCAACCAAACGTTGGTGAGGCCCTAGCCCGCGGGGCACGGGACGCCATGTTTGTCTGGCGACCGGCCGACGAAATCGCCCATCGACGGCGTGACTTCACGGAGGAAGAGTTGGCCCCCTATCGGTCTGACGTCTTGTTCTTGGGGACGTGGATGAAGGGTCGGGGCGCGTTTCTCAACGAGCTCATTAGGCTCGGCGTGCCGTTGACGATCGTCGGAGGCAGGTGGAACAAGGCCCCCGAGTTTGAGGACCTCAAACCGTACGTCCGGTCAGGCCACACGAAGTCCGACGACGAGTACGCAAAGTGGGTGCAGGCGGCGAAAATCTGTATCGGTCTCCTGTCACATGGCAACCGCGACCTCCATACGGGTCGCAGCATCGAAGTCCCTATGCTCGGCACCGTGCTTTGTGCTGAACGGACGACCGAGCACTTGGAGCTGTACTGCGAAGGCGTGGAGGCGGTGTTCTGGGACGACGCGGCAGAGTGCGCCCAGAAGTGCAAGGAGTTACTGGCTGATCCCGGACGGTTGGCAGCGATGGCCGACGCGGGACTGCGCCGCGTCTACGAAAACAAGACCCTGAACGAGCCGATCCTTGCAAAGATTCTCGATCGGGCGCTACATGGCGACACCAGCGCCGCGAAGAGGTAG